TCGCGTCGCGGCGCGTGGAGAAGGTCGTCGTGGTGCCGAACCGCCTGGTCAACATCGTGACCCGCGCGTGAGGCTCCGGACGCTCGCGCTCGTCATTGGGACGCTCACGGGCTGCGGGTACTCCATCCACGGCAACCTGCCCGACCACGTCAGGACGGTGGCCGTGCCCGTCTTCACCAACCGTACCGCCGAGCCGGCGATCGAGAGCTTCCTGACGCAAGCGGTCGTCGAGGCGTTCGCGACGAACGGCCGGCTCCGCGTGGTGACGCCCGTGGAGGCGGACGCCATCCTCGAGGGCGAGGTCGTGGGCTACGAGATCCAGGCGCTCGCCTTCGATCCTCGCGCGTCCATCCGCCAGTACCGGCTCGTCGTCACCATGAACCTCACGTTCCGCGACGTGAGGCGCAACGCGATCCTGTTCGAGCAAGCGCGATTCCAGGAGAAGGCCGACTTCCGCGTGATCGGCGCCGTCTCGCAGACGATCTCGCGTGAGGAGTCGGCCCTGCGGTCGGCCGCCCTGGACATCGCCCGGTCGATCGTGAGCCTCGCGGTGGACCGCTTCTGAGCGCGGCCGGGTGGACTATCCTGGATTCCTCCGGCTCGCCGAACGCGGCGAGCTCCCCGCGGTTCTGCTCCTCCACGGGCCCGACGCCCAGCTCCTGGACGATGCCCTCGAGCTCCTGACCCGCCGCTGCTTCCCCGAGCCCGCCGACGCGGCGCTGGGCCGCGAGGTGCTCGAGGGCGGCGAGACGACCGCCGAGGCGGTGGTGCACGCGGCCTCGACGCTCCCGCTCATGACGGGCCTGCGGCTCGTCGCGGTCCGGCGCGCCCAGGCGTTGGCGGCGAAGCACGCCGACGCGCTCGCCGGCTACGCCCGGAACCCCAATCCGAGCACGCGCCTCCTCCTCCTGGCCGACGAGGGGCTGGGCGCGTCGCGCGACCGGCGCGCCGATCACTGGCTGCTCGGCGCCGTGCCGGCCGCGGCGGTCGTGGAGCTGCCGGCGCGCCAGGGCCGCGAGCTCGCGGCGTGGCTGCGCCAGCGCGCGTCGCTCGAGGGCCTCGAGCTCTCCGACGAGGCCGCGCGGATGCTGGTCGAGTGGATCGGCGACGAAAGCGCGGCGCTGCTCGGCGAGGCGCGCAAGGCGGCGCTCGCCGGCGGCGCCGACAACCGCACGGTCGGCGTCCGGGAGGTGAGCGCGGTCGTCGGCGAGCACCGCGTGGCCGGCGTCTTCGAGCTGACCCGCGCGGTCGAGCGGCGGGACGTGGCCCAGGCGCTCCGCACGCTCGACCGGCTCCTCGCGACCGAGGAGCCGATGCGCGTGCTGGCCGTCCTAACGCGCGACGTGCGTCTGGCGTGGACCGTGCGCGTGTGGCGCGAGCGTGGCCAGCCGCTCGACCAGATCGCGCGGACGCTCCGGCTTCCCCCGGCGGTCGTCGATGCGCTCGCGGCGGGCGGCACGGCGGAGCGCCTCGCGGCCGACCTCAGGCGCTGCTGGGAGGTCGAGCGGCGGGTGAAGTCGAGCGGCGAGCCGCGCGCGGAGCTGACGGCCCTGGTCGCCCAGCTGTGTGCGGCGAGGTGAGGCGCCGCGCCCTCGCCTGGGCGGTGCTCGCCGCGCTCACCCTCGGGCCCGCCCGGCCGGGCGTCGCCGCGACGCTCCGGGCCGGCGCGGCGACCGGCGTCTTCAGCGTCCCCGACGGCACGCCGCTCGCGGGCTACGGCGGCCTCCGGCGCCGCCTGCTCTTCCCCGACGTCCTCGACCGCTACCCGCACGCGTTCTGGTTCAAGCCCCACGCCGGCGCGCACGATCCCGTCGGCGCGCGGGCGCTCGTGCTCGAGACGGAGTCGGCGCGCCTCGCGTGGGTCACGGTGGACCTCGTCGCCGTGGACCGGGCGTTCACGCGCGCCGTTGAGCGGCGGCTCGCCGAGGTGGGAGTCCGGCCGGCGACCGTCATCGTGTCGGCCAGCCACACGCACTCGGGGCCCGGGGCTTTCGTCGAGTCGCGGCTGATGGGCTGGCTCGCGGCGGACAGCTTCGACGCCGACGTCCGACGCGGGCTGGTCGACACGGTCGTCGCGGCGGTGCGGAAG
The sequence above is a segment of the Candidatus Methylomirabilota bacterium genome. Coding sequences within it:
- a CDS encoding LptE family protein encodes the protein MRLRTLALVIGTLTGCGYSIHGNLPDHVRTVAVPVFTNRTAEPAIESFLTQAVVEAFATNGRLRVVTPVEADAILEGEVVGYEIQALAFDPRASIRQYRLVVTMNLTFRDVRRNAILFEQARFQEKADFRVIGAVSQTISREESALRSAALDIARSIVSLAVDRF
- the holA gene encoding DNA polymerase III subunit delta, with product MDYPGFLRLAERGELPAVLLLHGPDAQLLDDALELLTRRCFPEPADAALGREVLEGGETTAEAVVHAASTLPLMTGLRLVAVRRAQALAAKHADALAGYARNPNPSTRLLLLADEGLGASRDRRADHWLLGAVPAAAVVELPARQGRELAAWLRQRASLEGLELSDEAARMLVEWIGDESAALLGEARKAALAGGADNRTVGVREVSAVVGEHRVAGVFELTRAVERRDVAQALRTLDRLLATEEPMRVLAVLTRDVRLAWTVRVWRERGQPLDQIARTLRLPPAVVDALAAGGTAERLAADLRRCWEVERRVKSSGEPRAELTALVAQLCAAR